In Paraburkholderia sp. BL23I1N1, a genomic segment contains:
- the nuoI gene encoding NADH-quinone oxidoreductase subunit NuoI, whose translation MTAIQNFFKTFFLTELLKGLALTGRYTFQRKVTVQFPEEKTPISPRFRGLHALRRYENGEERCIACKLCEAVCPALAITIESETRADNTRRTTRYDIDLTKCIFCGFCEESCPVDSIVETHILEYHGEKRGDLYFTKDMLLAVGDRYEAEIAANKAADAPYR comes from the coding sequence ATGACCGCAATCCAAAACTTTTTCAAGACCTTCTTCCTGACGGAGCTGCTCAAAGGCCTCGCGCTGACCGGACGTTACACGTTCCAGCGCAAGGTGACGGTGCAGTTCCCGGAGGAGAAGACCCCGATTTCGCCGCGTTTCCGCGGTCTGCATGCGCTGCGTCGCTATGAAAATGGCGAAGAGCGCTGCATCGCCTGCAAGCTGTGCGAAGCGGTGTGTCCGGCGCTCGCCATCACGATCGAATCGGAAACCCGTGCGGATAACACGCGCCGCACGACGCGTTATGACATCGACCTGACCAAGTGCATCTTCTGCGGTTTCTGCGAAGAGAGCTGCCCGGTCGATTCCATTGTCGAGACGCACATTCTCGAATATCACGGCGAGAAGCGCGGCGACCTGTATTTCACGAAAGACATGCTGCTGGCCGTGGGCGATCGCTACGAAGCGGAGATCGCTGCGAACAAGGCAGCCGACGCACCGTATCGTTGA